The Spirosoma foliorum genome has a window encoding:
- a CDS encoding tetratricopeptide repeat protein, with the protein MHRLCAHTLIRCLRLRIKLLFFIVWGLFSVPSSAQVLTNTEQLSRQYPDSAYRLIKVMLDKAVNQNDRPMEGDCLQQIGLLLYHQGSYVQAIDYLLQAQKIFLNTNDTQRLARNRNELGTVYYYNEQVDRAQSQFNEALSFYRQRNNVEGLAQTYANIGHIYEKRKDPKQAYHYQKLALANSQAANDVTSLTKIYENLGSIFEDEARYDSAHFYYQHALTLAQKTHDEIGQIEIINNLGDVFRKTGRYQEGLKLSNEAMNRAKQTGELYQLSAALRDIAKTYRFLNQPDSAYAYLERSRDLVDAIYAAENTRQITLLQTLYDVERKDSEIAQLNAQKQVDFVIIIAASVVLVLIGILAAVVISRQRLKLRNEQALNQQNQQIFQTQNELMQVELKNQQLEEENLKGQLELKSKELTTHTLQIIQKNQVLEELKEDLTAILKDDKRDQKKQLRQLVEKISLNFSQDKYWDDFRTIFDQVHPYFFTQLTQHFPDLTATDLRLIALLKMNISSADVATLLGISSDSLRVSRYRLRKKLGLAEGESLSAYIQRFPLQPLPSPESSTI; encoded by the coding sequence ATGCATCGCCTTTGTGCCCATACCTTAATTCGTTGCCTGCGTTTACGTATAAAACTCCTATTTTTCATCGTTTGGGGACTTTTTAGTGTTCCGTCGTCGGCTCAGGTTCTTACCAATACAGAGCAGCTTTCACGCCAATACCCCGACTCCGCTTATCGGCTCATCAAGGTTATGCTCGATAAAGCCGTTAATCAAAACGATCGACCGATGGAGGGCGATTGTCTCCAGCAAATTGGTTTGCTCCTGTATCATCAGGGGAGTTATGTGCAGGCCATCGATTATCTGCTACAGGCCCAGAAAATCTTCCTCAACACCAACGATACCCAACGGTTGGCCCGCAATCGGAATGAACTCGGTACGGTTTATTACTATAATGAGCAGGTAGATCGCGCACAGAGTCAGTTCAACGAAGCACTGAGTTTTTACCGTCAACGTAACAACGTCGAAGGGTTAGCCCAGACGTATGCTAACATCGGGCATATCTACGAAAAGCGAAAAGATCCTAAACAGGCCTACCATTACCAAAAACTGGCGCTGGCCAACAGTCAGGCAGCTAATGACGTGACTAGCCTGACTAAAATCTATGAAAATCTGGGCAGTATTTTTGAAGATGAAGCCCGCTACGACTCGGCCCATTTTTATTATCAACATGCGCTGACGCTCGCCCAGAAAACCCATGATGAGATTGGCCAGATTGAAATCATCAACAACCTTGGCGATGTTTTTCGGAAAACAGGCCGCTATCAGGAAGGGTTGAAACTCTCAAACGAGGCCATGAATCGGGCGAAACAAACGGGCGAATTGTACCAGCTTAGCGCGGCCCTTCGCGATATTGCCAAAACGTATCGCTTCCTCAATCAACCGGACAGCGCCTACGCCTATCTGGAACGAAGCCGTGACTTAGTCGATGCCATCTATGCCGCCGAAAATACCCGCCAGATTACGTTACTGCAAACACTCTATGATGTTGAGCGGAAAGACAGTGAGATTGCGCAGTTGAACGCCCAGAAACAAGTTGACTTCGTGATTATCATTGCGGCCAGTGTTGTGCTGGTCTTGATTGGGATTCTGGCTGCGGTTGTCATTAGTCGGCAACGGTTGAAACTTCGAAATGAACAGGCGCTCAATCAGCAGAACCAACAGATATTCCAGACCCAGAACGAGCTGATGCAGGTGGAATTGAAGAACCAGCAACTGGAAGAAGAAAACCTGAAAGGTCAGCTTGAGTTGAAGAGCAAAGAATTAACGACGCATACGCTACAAATCATTCAGAAAAATCAGGTGCTGGAAGAACTCAAAGAAGATCTGACAGCGATTTTGAAAGACGACAAACGCGATCAGAAAAAACAACTCCGACAACTGGTTGAAAAAATCAGCCTGAACTTTAGTCAGGACAAATACTGGGATGATTTCAGAACGATCTTCGATCAGGTTCATCCTTATTTCTTCACGCAACTCACGCAGCATTTCCCAGACTTGACCGCCACCGACCTGCGCCTGATTGCCTTACTGAAAATGAACATTAGCTCTGCCGATGTCGCTACGTTGCTCGGGATTTCATCGGATAGTCTGCGGGTTTCTCGTTATCGACTTCGTAAAAAGCTAGGTCTTGCCGAAGGCGAATCGCTCTCGGCCTATATTCAGCGCTTTCCTTTGCAGCCGCTACCATCGCCAGAAAGCAGCACGATTTAG
- a CDS encoding esterase-like activity of phytase family protein, translating into MKIASLPLSLTTGCVLIAGLVVSACEDHRIPAVLPAFSEASNPAILATSPNGTVLYNGGFGSAIAQDHTDPTVFYLLTDRGPNAAGAAANTIIFGKADFTPQIGRFHVVGNQLVLEKVILLKNAAGQLLTGLPNPIGQGNTGEIALDLNGQTVAPNADGIDSEGLVLASDGTFWISDEYGPHIAHFDATGKTIERINPFGSGTGGRTLPKVLARRRPNRGMEGLTITPDGKTLVGLMQSPMYNPSSGAVSGSTVLRVITFDIATGATKQYAYLMENSTLTGCSEIAAITNTTFIALERDGNYGGNSVSPATFKRIYKFDLAGATDISDPTNSDAGKLYNGLTVEQLKDKAGLQNAGVVPVTKTLVFDILTEISPVYPHDKAEGVTILSPTQLAISNDDDFGVVDNGKNGFTTKILPATGKVDLNRIYFVTLKAPLK; encoded by the coding sequence ATGAAAATAGCCTCTCTACCTCTCTCACTCACCACGGGTTGTGTGCTTATAGCTGGTTTAGTCGTATCGGCCTGCGAAGATCATCGGATTCCGGCCGTTCTTCCCGCCTTTTCCGAAGCATCGAACCCAGCCATACTGGCTACCTCTCCCAACGGTACGGTTCTTTACAATGGTGGATTCGGTTCTGCTATCGCCCAGGATCACACCGACCCAACGGTATTTTACCTATTGACCGATAGAGGGCCAAATGCAGCGGGTGCAGCGGCCAACACCATCATTTTCGGTAAAGCGGATTTCACTCCACAAATCGGCCGATTCCATGTAGTTGGCAATCAGCTGGTTTTAGAAAAAGTTATCCTCCTCAAAAATGCCGCTGGCCAATTATTAACCGGGCTCCCGAACCCAATCGGTCAGGGAAATACGGGCGAAATTGCGCTCGACCTGAACGGACAAACGGTTGCGCCTAACGCCGATGGTATTGACTCCGAAGGGCTTGTATTAGCTTCAGATGGGACGTTCTGGATCAGTGATGAGTACGGTCCGCACATCGCCCACTTCGACGCTACCGGTAAAACTATCGAACGCATTAACCCATTTGGTTCGGGTACTGGCGGACGCACGCTCCCTAAAGTGCTGGCCCGTCGTCGGCCTAACCGGGGTATGGAAGGCTTGACTATTACGCCCGATGGCAAAACATTGGTTGGCCTGATGCAGTCGCCGATGTACAATCCATCGTCGGGAGCCGTATCGGGATCGACTGTGTTGCGCGTTATCACCTTCGATATCGCCACTGGTGCCACGAAGCAATATGCCTATTTGATGGAAAATTCGACTCTGACGGGCTGTAGCGAAATTGCGGCCATCACGAACACAACGTTCATCGCTTTAGAACGCGATGGTAACTATGGTGGAAATTCCGTCTCGCCAGCTACGTTCAAACGGATTTATAAATTCGATCTCGCTGGTGCAACTGATATCTCAGACCCAACGAATAGCGATGCGGGTAAACTCTATAATGGCTTGACAGTAGAACAACTTAAAGACAAAGCAGGCTTACAGAATGCAGGAGTTGTTCCGGTCACCAAAACGCTGGTTTTCGATATCCTGACTGAGATTTCACCCGTTTACCCGCACGACAAAGCAGAAGGTGTTACTATACTTAGCCCAACTCAACTGGCGATTTCGAACGATGACGATTTCGGTGTAGTCGACAACGGGAAGAATGGATTCACGACCAAAATTCTGCCCGCTACGGGCAAGGTTGATCTCAACCGAATCTATTTCGTGACGTTAAAAGCACCGCTTAAATAA
- a CDS encoding TonB-dependent receptor: MIRNVLLILFSLWTTVVLAQTGTIRGTIKDGKTKEALIGCTVLVNGTQLGATTDIEGNFSIANVPAATHKVVISYISYQTKEIPNVRVESGNTTAIETELAEEGKSLQEVVVRGNKATNTEIAVITEIKQLKPIAVGISAQQIVKSQDRDAAAAIRRVPGVSIVDNRFVLIRGLAARYNSVLINDVITPSTEVDTRSFSFDLVPSNIIDRMIVYKSGSAELPGDFAGGVVKIYTKRRPEQNFLDAGLTLGYRGNTTFQNVQSHSRSGLNWLGLWGKDQQIPSSFPTGLGQFNSQNPLQRAAYAQLLPNSWGIQNQTVNPDIRLAINMGRRFDVGNVRVSNLTSINYATTNQFSNIDFQLYDNGTIANAVAEKYNDANYARQTRLGILHNWSARLSPSFNLEWKTLFNQLSTTETVVRTGQRLQDGFDVLSYSERFENRSILTSQLAGEHTVNQLTKINWIASFGYTGRWEPDWKRVRYQRVTGATGADGQLQPYSIATPNDPNPIDVGRFYSKLHEYVASVVGNGEHTFGNPTDREPNRIRFGAYAERKNRDYGARFYGYQSVGNSTTAKASDINTAFSTANINGQNGFSLLDGTKPLDSYKGINTYLSGYVTGDVYFGPKANLTVGFRGEYNDQGIRATRTTTEEQLVSNKVFSPLPSLNFTYKLSDRTNLRLAYSSSLNRPEFRELAPFSYFDFNLLADIRGNTALKTANIQNIDAKWEFYPTQNELISISGFYKHFTNPIESFLLIQANGLAYTFANANTAQNYGVELEVRKGFQNSPSLFLQNLSVVGNVSLIKSTVNVGDIVRAPDLSGEVREYDIRGVADTERPLAGQSPYLINAGLYYAAPKSGWQANVLYNVFGQRIFAVGNRNNPTIYEMPRNVVDLNLTKQVNNKLELRLGIQDVLNQYVRFAQDFNHDGKIGSDVTSQSADADQVLRKFKRGSYYTLSAIYTFGRRTVIP, translated from the coding sequence ATGATCCGCAACGTACTACTTATCCTATTTTCTCTTTGGACAACTGTTGTTTTAGCACAGACAGGAACCATCAGAGGAACCATTAAAGATGGCAAAACCAAAGAGGCTCTGATAGGCTGTACAGTCCTTGTCAATGGGACTCAATTGGGTGCCACAACAGACATTGAAGGGAACTTTAGCATTGCCAATGTACCAGCCGCCACGCATAAAGTGGTCATTTCCTACATCTCGTATCAAACCAAAGAAATCCCGAATGTTCGGGTTGAGTCGGGGAATACGACGGCTATCGAAACCGAACTAGCTGAAGAGGGTAAGTCGCTCCAGGAAGTAGTGGTTCGGGGCAATAAAGCGACGAATACAGAGATTGCGGTTATCACCGAAATCAAACAGCTTAAGCCTATTGCCGTTGGGATTTCGGCCCAGCAGATTGTGAAATCGCAGGACCGCGATGCGGCTGCGGCTATTCGCCGGGTGCCGGGTGTGAGTATTGTCGACAACCGTTTTGTGCTTATTCGTGGACTGGCAGCGCGCTATAATTCCGTGTTGATCAACGACGTCATTACGCCTTCGACCGAAGTTGACACGCGTTCGTTCTCGTTCGATCTCGTGCCGAGTAACATCATCGACCGGATGATTGTCTACAAATCGGGTTCCGCCGAACTACCTGGTGATTTTGCGGGTGGAGTCGTAAAAATCTACACCAAACGCCGACCTGAGCAAAATTTCCTGGACGCTGGCCTGACACTGGGCTATCGGGGAAATACGACTTTTCAAAATGTACAGTCGCATTCCCGAAGCGGCCTCAACTGGTTAGGGCTTTGGGGAAAAGATCAACAAATTCCATCGAGCTTCCCAACCGGTTTGGGGCAATTCAATAGCCAGAATCCGCTACAGCGTGCCGCCTATGCCCAGTTGCTGCCAAACTCGTGGGGAATCCAGAATCAGACTGTTAACCCTGATATACGCCTTGCGATCAACATGGGTCGCCGGTTCGATGTAGGAAATGTGCGCGTCAGCAACCTGACCAGCATCAACTACGCTACGACGAACCAGTTCTCGAATATTGATTTCCAGTTGTACGATAACGGCACTATTGCCAATGCTGTTGCTGAAAAATATAATGACGCCAACTACGCCCGCCAGACTCGTTTAGGTATCCTGCATAACTGGTCGGCGCGACTCTCGCCAAGCTTCAACCTGGAGTGGAAAACGCTCTTTAACCAACTCAGTACGACCGAAACGGTTGTCCGTACGGGTCAGCGCCTTCAGGATGGATTCGATGTATTGAGCTATTCGGAACGATTCGAAAACCGGAGTATCCTGACTTCGCAACTGGCTGGTGAACACACCGTAAACCAACTGACAAAGATTAACTGGATTGCCAGCTTCGGTTATACGGGCCGTTGGGAGCCAGACTGGAAACGGGTTCGTTATCAGCGGGTAACGGGCGCTACAGGTGCCGATGGCCAGCTTCAGCCCTACTCGATTGCCACGCCAAACGATCCTAACCCAATTGATGTTGGCCGGTTCTATTCCAAACTACACGAGTATGTAGCCTCGGTAGTGGGTAATGGCGAGCATACGTTTGGAAACCCAACGGATCGGGAGCCGAACCGCATTCGGTTCGGAGCGTATGCCGAACGTAAAAATCGCGATTACGGCGCTCGTTTCTACGGCTATCAGAGCGTTGGAAACAGTACCACTGCCAAAGCAAGTGATATAAACACGGCGTTTAGCACGGCGAATATAAACGGGCAGAACGGCTTTTCGCTGCTCGATGGTACCAAGCCGCTGGATTCGTACAAAGGGATCAATACATACCTGTCGGGATACGTTACGGGCGATGTTTACTTCGGACCAAAAGCGAACCTGACAGTAGGTTTCCGTGGCGAGTACAACGATCAGGGCATCCGCGCTACCCGAACAACGACCGAAGAACAACTGGTATCGAACAAAGTCTTCAGCCCGCTACCCTCGCTGAACTTCACCTATAAGCTAAGCGATCGGACCAATTTGCGCCTGGCTTATTCCTCATCACTCAACCGTCCTGAGTTCCGTGAGTTGGCACCGTTCAGCTACTTCGACTTCAACTTGCTGGCCGATATCCGTGGTAACACAGCCCTAAAAACCGCCAACATTCAGAACATCGACGCGAAGTGGGAATTCTACCCAACTCAAAACGAGCTTATCTCGATTAGCGGTTTCTACAAACATTTTACCAACCCAATCGAATCGTTTCTGCTGATTCAGGCGAACGGGTTAGCGTACACGTTTGCCAATGCTAACACGGCTCAGAACTATGGTGTTGAGTTGGAAGTACGGAAAGGGTTCCAGAATTCACCGAGCCTGTTCCTGCAAAATCTGTCGGTCGTTGGTAACGTATCGCTGATCAAAAGCACAGTTAATGTTGGTGATATTGTGCGGGCTCCAGACCTCAGCGGAGAAGTTCGTGAATACGACATCCGCGGTGTTGCTGATACCGAGCGCCCGCTGGCTGGTCAGTCACCTTATCTGATCAATGCTGGTCTGTACTATGCAGCACCGAAGTCGGGCTGGCAGGCCAATGTTCTCTACAACGTATTCGGTCAACGGATTTTCGCGGTAGGCAACCGAAACAATCCGACCATTTACGAAATGCCCCGGAACGTTGTCGATCTGAACCTGACCAAACAAGTCAACAATAAACTCGAACTACGACTGGGTATTCAGGATGTACTGAACCAGTACGTACGGTTTGCGCAGGACTTCAACCACGACGGTAAAATCGGTAGCGACGTAACCTCACAATCGGCGGATGCGGATCAGGTTCTTCGCAAGTTCAAACGGGGCAGCTACTACACGCTGAGCGCGATCTACACATTTGGTCGCCGGACCGTCATTCCTTAA
- a CDS encoding phytase, with amino-acid sequence MKIYLSFLLSFFLVACQSTAQTTVQPVIITDTVRHDTDDPAIWINPADHAKSLIIGTDKDQDGGLYVFDLKGKIVREVHDLKRPNNVDIAYGLMLGGKPTDIAVTTERFTHKLRIFSLPDMKPVDNGGLDMFVGDTASGFRDLMGIALYKNPSGVLYAMVGRKTGPTDGSYIGQYRLEDNGKGQVKATLVRKFGMYSGKKEIESIAVDNELGYVYYSDEGVGVRKYYADPEKGNQELALFAKTGFAEDHEGISIYKTGPKTGYLLVSDQGANQFHIFRREGEPGNSNDYKVVKVVKVAAQVSDGSDVTNVPLGKQFPHGLFVTMSEGKTFHYYRWEDIAGKELK; translated from the coding sequence ATGAAAATCTATCTTTCGTTTCTCTTATCCTTTTTCCTGGTTGCCTGTCAATCTACAGCCCAAACTACTGTCCAGCCCGTTATCATTACCGACACCGTTCGGCACGACACCGACGATCCGGCCATCTGGATTAACCCGGCCGACCATGCTAAAAGCCTGATCATCGGTACCGATAAAGACCAGGACGGTGGCCTATATGTCTTCGATTTGAAAGGCAAAATTGTTCGGGAAGTTCACGACCTCAAGCGCCCCAATAATGTGGACATTGCATACGGCCTGATGCTGGGCGGCAAACCCACCGACATTGCCGTAACCACCGAACGATTCACGCACAAGCTCCGAATTTTCTCGCTGCCCGACATGAAACCCGTCGACAATGGTGGTCTTGATATGTTTGTTGGCGACACCGCTAGTGGCTTCCGCGATCTGATGGGCATTGCGCTTTATAAAAACCCATCGGGGGTATTATACGCGATGGTTGGCCGTAAAACAGGGCCAACAGACGGCTCTTATATCGGTCAATACCGGCTCGAAGACAATGGTAAAGGACAAGTAAAAGCTACCCTGGTTCGGAAATTCGGGATGTATAGCGGCAAGAAAGAAATTGAATCCATCGCCGTCGATAATGAGCTTGGTTACGTCTATTATTCCGACGAAGGCGTTGGCGTTCGTAAATACTACGCCGATCCAGAAAAAGGTAACCAAGAACTGGCCTTATTCGCTAAAACAGGTTTTGCCGAAGATCACGAAGGGATTTCGATCTACAAAACGGGGCCAAAAACGGGGTACTTACTTGTATCCGATCAGGGTGCAAATCAGTTCCATATCTTCCGGCGCGAAGGCGAACCCGGCAATTCCAACGACTACAAAGTAGTAAAAGTCGTAAAAGTAGCCGCCCAGGTTAGCGATGGCTCTGATGTAACGAATGTGCCGCTGGGTAAGCAGTTTCCACACGGCTTATTCGTGACGATGTCGGAGGGCAAAACATTCCACTACTACCGGTGGGAGGATATTGCGGGGAAGGAGTTAAAGTAA
- a CDS encoding right-handed parallel beta-helix repeat-containing protein — translation MKKVIILAALSAAVLVGCSKSDDNGSTVTPTPVVKEAVSGDVSGTWTKGNTYKITGHLQIPASTSLVIEEGVNVIFSDSTVKPELIVKGNLYVMGTSANPVKFTVPDAWKTTANQWGNLWGGIIAAPTCAELLLDNAILEYGGAVTTESSPSVKAGLYKAAAGNHVPAVNYSNVNGKLVIVNSRLNNQNEDGFYIEGGKVIIANNKIYTQGVSGGDAINIKSGVQADVAFNMVYSPNTNALKLSNTGDRTPQAYVVAYNNTIVNAGWRRPTIKGGSIWVEIAVRAELYNNLLANDRFGVKRDPKNPEDSRTKVSNNLYYGATQDGVTGFQPTTEILTGTNDIISKTVGDNDPKFVNYPLTTDSKNATFNTAWDFRLQSGSPAIGKGITSFTRLYADGISFANGTTYKSPAPSTTIGAFGSN, via the coding sequence ATGAAAAAAGTAATTATTCTGGCTGCGCTATCAGCGGCTGTACTCGTAGGCTGCTCGAAGAGCGATGACAACGGTAGCACGGTAACCCCAACGCCTGTTGTAAAAGAAGCCGTATCAGGCGATGTGTCAGGTACCTGGACGAAAGGAAACACCTATAAAATCACGGGCCACCTACAAATTCCAGCCAGTACGTCACTGGTTATTGAAGAAGGTGTCAACGTAATTTTCAGCGACTCGACCGTGAAGCCCGAGTTGATCGTGAAAGGAAATCTGTACGTAATGGGCACATCGGCAAATCCGGTGAAATTCACAGTACCCGATGCCTGGAAAACGACGGCTAATCAGTGGGGTAACTTGTGGGGTGGCATCATTGCGGCACCAACCTGCGCCGAGCTGCTCCTCGACAATGCCATTCTCGAATACGGTGGCGCGGTAACGACCGAGAGTTCACCTTCAGTAAAAGCAGGCTTGTACAAAGCGGCTGCGGGCAACCACGTTCCGGCCGTTAACTACTCGAACGTGAACGGCAAGCTGGTTATCGTAAATAGCCGCCTGAACAATCAGAACGAAGATGGTTTTTACATCGAAGGTGGAAAGGTGATCATTGCTAATAACAAGATTTACACCCAAGGTGTATCGGGTGGCGATGCCATCAATATCAAGTCGGGTGTTCAGGCCGATGTCGCGTTCAATATGGTCTATAGCCCTAACACCAATGCCCTGAAACTCTCGAACACAGGCGACCGTACCCCACAAGCTTATGTAGTAGCCTACAACAATACGATTGTGAATGCAGGCTGGCGTCGGCCAACCATCAAAGGTGGTTCAATCTGGGTAGAAATTGCCGTTCGGGCCGAGTTGTACAACAACCTGCTGGCAAACGACCGGTTCGGCGTAAAACGCGATCCGAAGAACCCTGAAGATAGCCGCACCAAAGTGAGCAACAACCTGTATTACGGAGCAACACAGGACGGTGTAACAGGCTTCCAGCCAACCACCGAAATTCTGACTGGTACCAACGACATCATCAGCAAAACCGTTGGCGACAATGATCCGAAGTTTGTGAACTATCCACTCACAACTGATTCTAAAAACGCAACTTTCAACACAGCCTGGGATTTCCGTTTGCAGTCAGGTTCACCCGCCATCGGCAAAGGCATCACGAGCTTCACCCGCCTGTATGCTGATGGTATTTCCTTCGCGAATGGCACGACGTATAAGTCGCCAGCTCCATCAACAACCATTGGTGCTTTCGGAAGTAATTAA
- a CDS encoding TonB-dependent receptor, with amino-acid sequence MNRLLLTIVCLLLIPNVWAGTIRGRAIDATTGQPIIGATLILENTKLYNVSGLDGSYLIKNVPTGTHKIRISYVSYKTMIRDVVVASDEQVITLDLPLETETDRQIAEVKVTAKRDGSSDRTARDLERNALQVTNIVSGRTIELSPDLTVANVIQRVSGISIERNSNGDGQYAILRGMDKRYNYTLVNGVKIPSPDNRYRYVPLDIFPSELLDRLEVYKALTPSMEGDAVGGAINMVMKDAPDRPTILANVSSGYSELFFNRPFVSFDTKNINSQSPYEQFGSQYSAKFSDFNKASTTYTRQSPPPNLMGSFAIGNRFFDQRFGVMLAGSLQNTYRGSNSLFFTGDVVDTLRGVTLTKQSERQFSERQTRYGLHAKMDFRVNRNGGPERNKIQWFNALISLTNEQIRETKTTELGIGGFDPVLGNATLGYETRSRLTKQKIYNSTLQGTHQVTPAFAINWSAVYSLATNGVPDQTYVPLLGTRTNFVEKQTTVQDGQRRWEHNSDTDLAGYLNLTLKTNLAGMAVEWMAGGLYRDKQRTNFYNNYTLRPSNPFAQYGTDFTDYNQIVWTIQNPLGSVASALNYDATEKTASGYLQFRTTDQPLEVTGGVRIEHTDQGYAMKFPIGEDNPTGSQIYTDVLPSLHFRYRPDEHTNWRLSYFRSLNRPGFFEIVPYRIVNEEYQERGNPNLKRAIADNVDLRYEFFPRPLEQFMVGLFYKHIQDPIEYTLQKDAIRGQDLYYGPGNFGNATNLGLELDAIKYFRQWGIKANYTYTNSSITTPKSKRIRNAQGDLETITVSQTRALYGQSAHIANLSLLYKDTQHGWDGQLAASYTGPRINTVSQFVDNDLYQKGFIQMDASVEKKLGKSLLLFAKANNLLNTPTEIFIKNVNSKNSDVPNQDESGKTLIRRDFYQRSYVLGVRYKL; translated from the coding sequence ATGAACCGACTACTACTGACAATCGTTTGCCTGCTTCTGATCCCCAACGTTTGGGCCGGTACCATCCGGGGGCGAGCTATCGATGCCACCACAGGTCAACCCATTATTGGCGCGACGCTAATTCTGGAAAACACAAAACTGTATAACGTATCGGGCCTGGATGGCTCGTATCTGATTAAAAACGTACCTACCGGAACGCATAAAATTCGCATCAGCTACGTCTCGTACAAAACGATGATCCGCGATGTGGTTGTCGCAAGTGATGAACAGGTTATTACGCTGGATTTGCCACTGGAAACCGAAACCGATCGACAGATTGCCGAAGTAAAGGTAACCGCCAAACGCGACGGCAGCAGTGATCGCACCGCTCGCGATCTCGAACGGAATGCCCTGCAAGTGACCAACATCGTATCGGGTCGAACCATCGAACTCTCTCCCGATTTAACCGTTGCCAACGTCATTCAGCGGGTATCCGGCATTTCGATTGAGCGCAACAGCAATGGCGATGGACAGTACGCCATTCTGCGGGGAATGGACAAACGGTACAACTACACGCTGGTTAACGGGGTGAAAATCCCTAGTCCTGATAATCGCTACCGCTACGTTCCGCTCGACATTTTTCCATCCGAACTCCTCGACCGATTGGAAGTCTACAAGGCCCTTACGCCGAGTATGGAGGGCGATGCGGTTGGTGGTGCCATCAATATGGTCATGAAAGATGCGCCCGACCGTCCGACGATTCTGGCCAACGTTTCGTCGGGCTACAGCGAACTGTTTTTCAATCGCCCGTTTGTGAGTTTCGATACGAAGAATATCAATTCACAGTCGCCTTACGAGCAGTTTGGTAGTCAGTACAGTGCCAAGTTTTCGGATTTCAATAAAGCCTCAACCACCTACACGCGTCAGTCGCCCCCGCCGAATTTGATGGGCAGTTTTGCCATAGGCAATCGATTCTTTGACCAACGGTTTGGCGTTATGCTGGCCGGTAGTTTACAGAATACGTACCGGGGAAGCAACAGCCTGTTTTTTACGGGTGATGTGGTCGATACGTTACGCGGGGTAACCCTTACCAAACAAAGCGAACGGCAATTTTCGGAGCGGCAAACCCGCTATGGGCTGCATGCCAAGATGGATTTTCGGGTGAACCGCAACGGCGGACCGGAACGCAACAAAATCCAGTGGTTCAACGCTCTGATTAGCCTAACGAACGAACAGATTCGGGAGACCAAAACCACCGAATTGGGCATTGGCGGCTTCGATCCGGTGTTGGGCAACGCAACTCTCGGCTATGAAACCCGCTCACGTCTGACCAAGCAGAAGATTTACAACAGTACGCTTCAGGGAACGCATCAGGTTACCCCAGCCTTCGCCATTAACTGGTCGGCAGTGTATTCGCTGGCAACGAACGGAGTGCCCGATCAGACCTATGTGCCGCTGCTGGGAACGCGCACAAACTTCGTTGAGAAACAAACAACGGTACAGGACGGCCAGCGTCGTTGGGAACACAATTCCGATACGGATTTGGCGGGTTATCTGAACCTGACGCTGAAAACCAATCTCGCAGGGATGGCCGTTGAATGGATGGCGGGTGGTTTATACCGCGACAAGCAACGGACGAATTTTTACAACAATTACACGCTCCGGCCTTCCAATCCATTCGCCCAATACGGCACAGACTTCACCGACTACAACCAGATTGTCTGGACGATTCAGAACCCACTCGGTTCAGTTGCATCGGCCCTGAACTACGATGCCACCGAGAAAACCGCTTCGGGTTACCTGCAATTCCGCACCACCGATCAACCGCTTGAAGTAACCGGGGGTGTTCGCATCGAACATACCGATCAGGGCTACGCCATGAAATTCCCGATTGGCGAAGACAACCCAACCGGAAGCCAGATTTATACGGATGTGTTGCCAAGTTTGCACTTCCGCTATCGGCCCGACGAGCACACCAACTGGCGGCTGTCTTACTTCCGATCGCTGAACCGGCCTGGCTTTTTCGAGATCGTTCCCTACCGGATTGTCAACGAAGAGTATCAGGAGCGCGGTAACCCGAATTTGAAGCGTGCCATTGCCGACAACGTTGACCTGCGCTACGAGTTCTTCCCGCGTCCGCTGGAGCAGTTCATGGTTGGCCTGTTCTACAAGCACATTCAGGACCCGATCGAGTATACGCTTCAGAAAGACGCCATCCGGGGACAGGATTTATACTACGGACCGGGCAATTTCGGCAACGCAACGAATTTGGGACTAGAGCTGGATGCCATCAAGTATTTCCGGCAGTGGGGCATCAAAGCGAATTACACCTACACAAACTCCAGCATCACAACGCCCAAGTCAAAACGAATTCGGAATGCGCAGGGTGATCTGGAAACTATTACAGTTAGCCAAACGCGGGCACTGTACGGGCAATCGGCGCACATCGCCAACCTGTCGCTGCTCTACAAAGACACCCAACATGGCTGGGATGGTCAACTGGCGGCCAGCTACACAGGACCACGTATCAACACCGTATCGCAGTTTGTCGATAACGACCTGTACCAGAAAGGCTTCATTCAGATGGACGCATCGGTCGAAAAGAAACTGGGCAAAAGCCTTCTGCTATTCGCCAAAGCCAATAACCTGCTAAACACCCCAACGGAGATTTTCATCAAAAACGTCAACAGTAAAAATTCGGACGTACCGAACCAGGATGAATCCGGCAAAACCCTCATCCGGCGCGATTTCTACCAGCGCTCTTATGTGCTGGGGGTGAGGTATAAACTGTAA